The following is a genomic window from Pseudochaenichthys georgianus chromosome 9, fPseGeo1.2, whole genome shotgun sequence.
ATATCAAACCAATCCTTGCTCCTTTACACTTGCTATCTGTTGCTTTTagaattcattttaaaatgtaactGATTACTTACAAAGCCCTGAGAGGCCTTGCACTAGTGctgcatcattttaaagacCTGTGGATTTTCCACCTACGTAATTTCATATTAGCAAAACCAGACAAAGACACAGTGTTTTATGTGAACCCATCTGGGAGAAGAAATAACTGATTTCTACCTCATTGCCTAGTTTTGCTGCATAGCTGCTGGTTGTCAATCTATCTGCCCCAGTCAGAGCAGGAGTCAAACCTGGGAACTCTTCCTCATCCTGAGAAGACAAAATGCAACAAAATCATCCTCCAACacaaatatacttaaatatattatatatagaaAGAGAGACATAATTTTCACTTACCTCAAATTTAGGAGGTGCCTGATACATTGCTGGCTCTTCGGCCTCAGCTTCTGCATCTTCACCTTtagacttcttcttctttttctttctctttttcttccctgGAGCTCCCTCTTCCTGCTGTGCAGTCATTTCTTCCGTCTGAAGAGAAGGGACAGAAAACAATGTTGCACAAGGGACTGCAGAAAAACCCAGATAATTACCTGACAAAGACATGTATTACTTAAAGGTACTGACACCTTTAACAGAATAAAAAGCCATGTATCAGGCAAGAAATATCAAGTTCAAATActttaaaaactaaataaaactatttttaagACTTTTCAAAATCTGCAACACCCTGTAAAAATCATTATCCTAGGctgaattcaaatataaatgtaatcTAACCTGCATGTGGTCGCTGTTGATGGTCTTCTCTTTAGGAACAGGTTTCTTTGGAGGCTGAGAGGCAACATTAGCCCAGGAGGTTACGTCAGGCTGACCTGCTCACAGAAATAATACATAGATGAAATGAAATATAACTGACACtcccttacggtacgtccacacagcagcttttcaaaaatcttgaaaatcttggagctgggcgtgtctgacagcttggggattttttgggagcaatgcgaccaacaaccaatcacatgaatctcccgcccccgacatacaaagcaaaaaaccccggggattttatgcgagcaatatatatatatatatataaactccccaaacaggcgaaaacctaccagtttcacccactgtctctgccacctccctccatgcctggttcctccggtttgtatcccgttaatagttctggtcgtaaagaaccgggtgatttgctaccgtaatttctcgtttggaatatgaggaaatgaactgcggtctggttctccctgcttacacgcggtttgattggctagcactTCTACTGTCAGCTTTGCATAAacatgtttgattggctggcgcttccagctcagcttcaaaagttgaacattgctcaacttttgaatcctggaaatcctggacatcctggaaatcttcgcttcgctcccccacaatgcagttcggcgaaaagcgaggcaaagtgacgtcatccccattcaaagtcaatgggcagagaagcgttggaagcggtggaagattcttctgaagctgctgtgtggacgtaccgttatagTCATTGAAAGGCTGACTATGGGTACTTTCTCTTACCTGTTGACGTAGCTGATGAATCTGGCTTAGCATTGGTGTACATTTTTCGGGGGTCAGTCTGTGTTGGGGATTCTTTCCTGGCAGACTATTCAATAGAAAATTACAGTAACACCAAATGTATGAGTAGCACTCTACGTTTGTGGAGCATTCAGTGCGAACTGCACAACATCACATTTCATTTCTCACCTTCCATGAAGATGCTGATGTTTGTGGGCTCGGGGTTGGAGGAGGAGTTAAACCCCAGCCTTCTCTTGAAGCAATCGGAGGGCTCGGTTTGCCCATCGGACCCCCAGCTAACTCTGGGAAGTCAGTCATCTTCACTTCAAATGGGGCCAAGTCTTCCTTTGCTGGTTTGGACTTCCCTTCAGAGTTTGGGGCAGACCTGGCACTTCTAAAACCTAAAGGTGCAATAACAAGCAAAGTTTAATAaacattattacaattattcagGAATAATTCAACAAAGCCATGGGTGATCCCTAGTACCTTTTTTCTGGGCTTCCAGTGAGTTCTTGCCCAGAAATCTGCCTTGCGCAGGGAAGCCAATGTTGCCTTTTGATGTCTGTGAAGTTGGAAAAAAATCGCTGAAATTACTTTcataaagatttttttttttcctgtaaAATGATAGAGGTGCAAATGAATCTAACCTTTGCCTGTGCATCCTGTGTGGACCTTTCTCTCTGCAGGACATCCTCCCTGGTGTCTTTAACTCGACGGCTGCTGCTGTAGCCATGGGTTCTTGACACGCCTACTACTTTTCCCTCTGCTGTTGCTCCATTTGTATTTGATGGATTCTGCTTCTGCTTCTGGCTCTGGCTCTGACCTGACGACCAGTTCCTTAACAAAGTTTGGATATTTACACAAATAAGGGGCTGGAGGTCGGTCTATGAATTCCATTCAACTTCAGACAGATAGGTCCAATATAAGTGAAAACAAGTATTGAATACAACACTTGGACATAAACACAGAGATTACaatttaaagaaatgtttgtttcatttttccACGCCTACCCTCTTAAACTCTGTTCGGACACATAATGATTTGGCAGCATTAGAGGTGGGGATGAGGCTGTGTGTGGCTCCGCAGGATCCTTTCtctgtctccactgcagcctcaAGTCAGGAGACTGCAGGGCAGCAGATGACAGTTTGCTCTCCTGGGGAAAAGTAAAGATTGTCAACAGTCTGCTGGAATACGACCTTTGGCTAGTTATTCAAGTGAAGCCTTGTATTGCCATACTTATATCAAAACTACTAGACCACTTTAGACACACACTTCTCTCAGACTAAATAGTTGGTTAGTCTCAACTTTTGTTTCCAGTTCAGTTAAAGATTAAACTATTTAGCCGTTAGCTCAAATCAACATCTAGGTTAGCTAACGTGACAGACCTAACTTTTGAGTATACTTTCGAAGCTAAATGCATTACAAAAAGTCTCAAAAAACAGCATATTGATCTGGTAATAGGGCTGATAACTTAAAGTAACATCTACACAACCACTTAAGTTATCCAAAAGTTAGCAGTTAGCTACACACGACAGCGTTTTTTTTAGCGTTATTGGCTAACTTGCTAGCTAAAAAACAATCATAACGTTATTTCTGGTAAACTACCTTGTCCATATTCGGGTTTTCCTATATGTAGTCACATATCCGCATGTTCACTCTGTCTGACTTCCACGTGTTGTCAGGCTCCCTGTCACAACGCTGCTGCGTGTATCTAACTACTTCAACAGTGTGTAAGCTCTCCGGGCTAACAACCTGTTTGATAGCATAGCATAGCAGCTAGCTTAGTTCAGCCTGAAACTGCTGATGAATATGTGCAGTGAGGAGAGCTAACAGCGACATCTTCTGGCTTACATCCCAACTAACACTTCTTCAGAAGCTCCAAACAACACTAACTATAATAATATctacaaataataatatattaagaGTATGAATAAAACAATATTGTGTCACCATTTAACTAGTTTGAATAAAGCAAAATCAGTAGTACCATAAGAGGTtaccaaacagtgtcacagCTCTCTGTCAATCAGATGCATGTGTCTTTTTAATATCTTTGCATCCTTGATGACATTTTATATTGAATGATACTGTTGTATTTGGTAGTCTTTTCTGCTCCCTCATTATATTATGTGTTATTGATGCCATGTAACCATATCATCAGTCGGGTTTACATTGTTAACATACTAACATGTAACTCTGCTGTGTGATACAATATATATCCAAAACAAtaagaaaaacataaaataattaAACTTTAAAGTACAATGCTGCTTGTGAATTCTTAAAAAATgcattataaaaaaatatctACAAGCATAGTTGTTCTCTGTAACCCACATCCATGTGCACATTCAAAAGGTAAAATGTAATTTGTTTAATATTAGTACTTGGTTTTTGGCATCTGCATCATGAAAGATTTATTTCATGTGAGGATACTTTGCAAACAGTGCAAAGGGTATACATCTCATTATTATGTTTGTATGTATCAGAGTAAGACATTAATGCTTTTTCTCCCAGCCGATGTAAACATTATAACATTAATTCAAacataaaaaatgtctgcaatCAGTCTTTCACTCCTCCTTTAGCCTGCTGGCTGTTCTCAGGAGAGCCAGAGGAATAATGAAAGAGGCCGATGTAAGGAGAAAGCAGATCTGAGCTCCAGCTATCCAGTATACTGTGAAGAAAAACACAACAGTTATTATAAGTACACTGCAAAGAGCTTATTTTACAAGGCAAACATATTCATACACAGTGCACACATAAGCACAATATGTCATATTTTGGATGTTAGCTGCATTTGTTGCCATTGCTGTCTTACTTACCAGAGGATGATACAACTGGTCCCAGTGCTCTGGCCAGAGCGCCCAAACTTCGCAGAATCCCCATCACTGTGCCCTTCTGATTGGCTGACCCTGTAGATGTTTCCACAGTAGATAATCAGCAACATTGTGGACATTATAGTTGAATTGAAATGGTTTGCacgttttcataaatataaaataattaaGATGCTAACCGTGGTCAGAAACAAGCGTAGACAGGCATGGGACAACTATTGCAGCCGCTGTTACAAAAGTAAAATTACATTAGATGTAAACACAGGGTACATTAATATTGTTATTGAACAGTGTTCCTTTTTGTGTGAATTTGATTAAAAAGGCACTGTGTAGTTTATCTATGTTCACTGTTGAAAAGTCTTACTTTTTTGCTATGTATTATATTTTCatctcatttattttaaattgtaaatcTACTTACAGTTCATGCATTAAACAATTTTTTATCAATTATATTTCACAAATTCCTTACATTCCTAGGTCGAATATAGGGTCCAACTAGTCTGAACATGACACACAATGAAAAATGAGCTCACCAAATGAGTATAACGCCAATCCAACGTAAAGCATTGTAATATTCCATGAGAGCCCAATGAGGATAAACGCTGGGATTAATGCAATGATTGcctaaaagaagaaaaaaaaggttaATTAAAGAACTGTGGTTTATCATGTATTTGCAGCAATGTAAAGAGTATTTTATTGTGCAGCTATTTGTCATGTAAACAGAAGGAACTCCTACCACTTGAACAGCCCTGATATGCTGCCCAGGTTTGATTCTGCGAGCATAACCCCCCTGTATGGAGGCCATGATGACACCGATGAAGAAGAACATCTTTCCCTGCTGCATACTTGAAAAAGTAAGAACACAGGTTGTACAGCTTTTTAAGTGTAACATTCAAGCGCTTTTAAGGAACCTAAACCAAAAAAAGCCCAGATTCTGGAAGCCTTGATTGATAGCAAAAATGGTATAGCGAATATTGTACTTATAATATATAATTCCTCTATAGGTTCAAATGTTCAAAGGGATTTTTTGTCATGAAAAAATGGTATTGCAAATAAATATATGTACATAATTCCTCTATAATCGAAGCAAACAatgtatagtgtctctactactGGTGTGAGATGCCGTGACAAACAAATACGATGatttaaaatattttaaaatacttttGGTTTGTGTGAATTAAACACTACATGATCTTGAACAATTAAGCATTTTTCCAGGAGTAAATGTGTATTAAAGCATACTCCAAACCTCGAATACATATAAGTTCAATGAATTCCCTAAACTTTGAAGACTTTGTATGAACCTTGAAACAGGGTTGGTGTCCAGGTGTGTTTACTGTTACTGAGGGAGGCCACAACTTTATCTTTGAGTTCATACCTTGTAAAGTGGAAGCGTTGGTGAGTCAGAAAACTCAGAGTGAACTCCAGACCAGAGAACAGGAAGAGGTAGCAGAAATAAACCAGACCCAACGCTTGAAGTTTCTGCATTCCTGTAAAGACGTTTCCATCTTTTATCCATCAATGGGCCAAAGTTCATCCATGCATTATAAATTGGTCAAATACGTGTAAGCTTTTGCCTCACAGAGGAATCCAGTCTGTGCTGCACTTACtttgttttggaggtggatCTTTTGTTCTGCTAACAGCTGAAAAATGGAACAACGATAACGGGTTGAGAAAGTCACTGGAGTCCCCAAACTTAGAAGATGAAGCCTAGGATGCAAACAGAAAAACCAAAATAtacttttatacatatttgttagtgtactttcaaaaaatatatattttatttataaatattgtATGTTTTCAAGCTCCAAAATGCCCACACATAGCTTTTAAATGATGTTGCCTTGTTTTTTCTTCTGTGTGGGCTAGTACAAACTGTACTTGATTGACAGCTCTGTCAGTGTTTCCTTTATATTTGTAGTACTTTGTACTTTGTAATGCAAGACAATGTACACTGTCATAAAGTTTGGCAACACCAGGTAATTCCAAGCATATCTACACCCAGCGTCAGACTGACAAGACGTCTAAATACAAATCACTTCCTGGAGTCTATTTAAGAAGTTCCAAGAAGTAGTCTGGCATTACCCAACATCAATATGACGTTTTTACAAGTTTTTGCACGGATTAAACAAACAAgttaataacattttttttactttggataaaagccagaCAAGCTGTTATCTCCTGCGTACAGATTTGTTTGCTAAGCTATGAAAAGATATAACAGCAATAGAAAGCGTAGTCCCTGTGTCTGGCTGAGTGAATGTTTCCAAAATGTTTTCATAACCAACCTTGGCATCCTTTGTGAGCGTCTCTGGCATCATGACCCAAATAAAGAGCAGGTCAGCAAAACTGAAGGCCAAGGCGAGCAGAGCTGGAGTTTGGTAGAAGACATTTCCCGTTGTTCTGGAGCGGAGGGCAAAGTAGGCTCCCATCAACGGGCCCACAGTGAAGCCTAGGGAGAAGGCGATGCCGATCATAGCCTGGTGaggatacaaataaagttagatTAAGGACATTTACCTGATCATCTAACAGATACAAAGACAGCAAGAGTGGATATTCAGCAACTTCATGTCCGCTAGCGAAATGTTGGAGTCAGAGCCCTGGTTAAAGATTCAAATCAAAACTAGCAGTACTTTCACACATCTAGCAAAAGATACATTCAATTACATTATGTAGTTTTAAGATATCATATTATTACAATACATTTCCTGTTATGGACAAAGAAAGTCTGTGCTTACCATTCCTCTGTTCCGTGCTTTTGGGCAAGGCAAGTCGGCAACGATGGCAGTGCAGAGGCTGACGTTGCCCTTACAAATGCCACCAATTACTCGAAACAAAAGGAACATGCTGAAGCTCCGGGAAACGGCCCAGACCGCATAGGAGGACATCAGCCCCAACTGGAACACAAGGAACCCAATTAGACCTTGTTGAATCACGGCGGATGGAAAAGGCTGCATGGTTTCTTCTTCACAAATGAAGTGTGAGTAGTGCCAAGTGAATGATTCTAGTTGCATCCATTGTGGAGGGATACTTATATATAGAAGTtattaaaaaaaggtataatatgtcgTTTTACTCACTGTGGTAAGAATGAGCAGGGGCCGCCTGCCGTAACGGTCAGACAGGGCTCCGGTTACAGGTGATGACAGGAACTGCAGCAGTGAGAACAGCGACCCTATCAGACCTGAAATTCATCAAGGAGCACGTAATTAATGAACTCTCTTTGCataaataatatttgtattgtttatagTGTCATAAAAGATAGAGCTCCACATAGGCTAGGTATACCTCCAAACAGGACACTGTTGTATTTTTCTTCCATAGGGATCCCCAAGGCCTCCCTAAACAAGTCCACAAGACTCTGCAGAGACTGATATACGCCATCCTGTCCAACAAGTCAAGGAAAATACAAAATCACACTGGAGAATAATAACAGAGGTCCACTCAGCATGAGTCAGcacacagacactcacacacgcaGCCAATGGCTGATAATCTAACAACTCCTGAGTTGGTTTTCATGGATCATATTCTTCACATAAGGCTTCCTTTGTTCACTTCTGCACATCATCTGGCCAAAATACAACACTCAAAATCCTTTTTTAACCACAGTAGAATCAGTTTCTAAAGTTTGAAACTATAAACACTGTCACGCCGGTGAAACTGATCTTGCTCCGGGACCAGCGCTTATTGTCTAGCATCCATACCCTCTAAAccattcttctttttttattcaaatatcCATATTGAAACAATATAAAAAAGTTCACCGTTGATTCTGATTCTAATATTATCTCTGATATTAATGAGCCAACACATTTCAAAAGCACATTTCGAGTCAGCAGACTGCTGTAACAGTACCTTGTAGGGGTTATATATTGAAATAAAGCAAGCAAAACTAACCCCGGTTTGTGCATAATGGTCTAAAATGGATGGTAGTAGAGGTAGAATCAGTGTAAATCCCAGCAGGTCCAACAGCAGTGTGATAAAC
Proteins encoded in this region:
- the mfsd10 gene encoding major facilitator superfamily domain-containing protein 10, with amino-acid sequence MSGINKSAEDGGAFSSKVINIVFITLLLDLLGFTLILPLLPSILDHYAQTGDGVYQSLQSLVDLFREALGIPMEEKYNSVLFGGLIGSLFSLLQFLSSPVTGALSDRYGRRPLLILTTLGLMSSYAVWAVSRSFSMFLLFRVIGGICKGNVSLCTAIVADLPCPKARNRGMAMIGIAFSLGFTVGPLMGAYFALRSRTTGNVFYQTPALLALAFSFADLLFIWVMMPETLTKDAKASSSKFGDSSDFLNPLSLFHFSAVSRTKDPPPKQRMQKLQALGLVYFCYLFLFSGLEFTLSFLTHQRFHFTSMQQGKMFFFIGVIMASIQGGYARRIKPGQHIRAVQVAIIALIPAFILIGLSWNITMLYVGLALYSFAAAIVVPCLSTLVSDHGSANQKGTVMGILRSLGALARALGPVVSSSVYWIAGAQICFLLTSASFIIPLALLRTASRLKEE